From Calditerrivibrio sp., one genomic window encodes:
- a CDS encoding homoserine dehydrogenase: MKTINVGIVGYGTVGKGTVNVLLENAKTIKSKTGIDIKVKSVADLAIENFKDSYLEQIPNKYKDATDIINDPEIDIVVELIGGYTAAKKIILDAIDKGKHVVTANKALLAVHGTEIFKRAEEKSVQIGFEGSVGGGIPIIKVLKEDLAANNIKEIYGIINGTANYILTRMEKEGKEFDEILKDAQKLGYAEADPTFDIEGIDTAHKITILSSIAFNTVIPFDKVFVEGISNIKQVDIDFAKKLDCKIKLLAIAKKHENDIEVRVHPTMLPERYILSKVENVFNAIYIVSDKVDRTIHYGRGAGSLPTGSAVAGDIISISRDIVCGCPKRVPVLGFTGEYRQYYPVRSIDDIRSSFYLRFMAVDKPGVLSKIAGVLGKYNISISAAIQPGVSSPDNVVPLVFMTHEAIGRNVSNAVKEIDAMEYVKSKTVVIRVEGAGRG; this comes from the coding sequence ATGAAGACAATTAATGTAGGTATTGTTGGCTATGGTACTGTAGGGAAAGGTACTGTAAATGTTTTATTGGAAAATGCTAAAACAATAAAAAGTAAAACTGGTATAGATATAAAAGTTAAATCTGTAGCTGACCTTGCCATTGAGAATTTTAAAGACAGTTATCTGGAACAGATACCCAATAAGTATAAAGATGCTACTGATATAATAAACGATCCAGAGATTGATATTGTGGTGGAGCTTATAGGTGGGTATACTGCAGCCAAAAAGATTATTTTGGATGCTATAGATAAAGGGAAACATGTGGTAACTGCAAATAAAGCCCTTTTGGCTGTGCATGGCACGGAAATCTTTAAGAGGGCTGAAGAAAAGTCGGTGCAGATAGGTTTTGAAGGCAGTGTTGGTGGTGGGATACCAATAATAAAGGTATTAAAAGAGGATCTTGCAGCAAATAATATAAAAGAGATATATGGTATTATAAATGGTACCGCTAATTACATCCTCACGAGAATGGAGAAGGAAGGTAAAGAGTTTGATGAAATATTAAAAGATGCTCAAAAGTTGGGATATGCTGAAGCCGATCCCACTTTTGACATAGAAGGTATAGATACAGCACATAAGATTACAATCTTGTCATCCATTGCATTTAATACTGTTATCCCTTTTGATAAAGTGTTTGTTGAAGGTATCTCAAATATAAAACAGGTGGATATCGATTTTGCAAAGAAGCTTGATTGTAAGATAAAGTTACTTGCCATAGCCAAAAAGCATGAAAACGATATAGAAGTAAGGGTACATCCTACGATGCTACCTGAAAGGTATATTTTGTCTAAAGTTGAAAATGTTTTTAACGCAATATATATAGTTTCGGACAAGGTGGATAGGACGATACATTATGGCAGAGGTGCCGGGAGCCTGCCTACTGGTAGCGCTGTGGCAGGTGATATAATCTCCATTTCAAGGGATATTGTTTGTGGGTGTCCAAAAAGGGTACCTGTATTGGGTTTTACTGGTGAGTACCGTCAATACTATCCCGTTAGAAGTATTGATGACATTAGGTCATCTTTTTATCTGAGGTTTATGGCAGTGGATAAGCCCGGCGTTTTGTCTAAGATAGCTGGGGTTTTAGGTAAATATAATATAAGTATAAGTGCTGCAATACAGCCAGGTGTTTCATCTCCTGATAATGTTGTTCCGTTGGTCTTTATGACCCATGAGGCTATAGGTAGAAATGTTTCTAATGCTGTAAAGGAGATCGATGCCATGGAGTATGTAAAGAGCAAGACTGTAGTAATAAGAGTTGAAGGTGCTGGTAGGGGTTAA
- a CDS encoding YihY/virulence factor BrkB family protein, protein MFLFKKIKNYLLKIFVSFLYLIGNEIIILNAAVTYYALLSFLPMIIIVGLVFQNILAQNIVFLSYLEEIINSLQLDFIEYKDVLSFLKTTNTAGFGLFGVLSLFLTSTIFLRAINNVFKKIFRIKQLKESIIHNLMPFLVYMLFLISAAITVTVKFGLVLIEKILSEYLDIDLMPFLSFVDKYYIIPIVIFLFLSVVAYYLLSLKKISLFDSFKISIFFIFSVFLLNKLFKNFYNLSFYNAVYGTLSSLIITLAYTYLFFLIFLFWAQFSFVDRNYKGAIIKIFFENVFYRPKSFLIKLLRYMIKGKVVSEVECLTISDLISYDYVIVMGGELELVDSNGLSVYLGKYDFFMTNDISNDVLIKLSKDCMLLLLDEGEKRFLENDSAVAAGIFRSNEKVLIF, encoded by the coding sequence ATGTTCTTGTTTAAAAAAATAAAAAACTATCTACTCAAAATCTTTGTGTCGTTTTTATATCTTATTGGCAATGAGATAATAATTTTAAATGCTGCAGTCACCTACTATGCTTTATTGTCTTTTTTACCAATGATAATCATTGTTGGTTTAGTATTTCAAAATATTTTGGCTCAGAATATTGTTTTCTTGAGTTATTTAGAAGAGATTATTAATAGTCTTCAACTCGATTTTATAGAATATAAAGATGTTTTATCTTTTTTGAAGACTACTAATACTGCTGGTTTTGGGCTGTTTGGTGTTTTGTCCCTTTTTCTCACTTCAACGATCTTTTTGAGGGCCATTAATAACGTCTTTAAAAAGATATTTAGAATAAAACAGTTAAAAGAATCTATTATTCATAATCTGATGCCTTTTCTTGTGTATATGTTGTTTTTGATATCAGCAGCTATAACGGTAACAGTAAAGTTTGGCTTGGTATTGATAGAAAAAATCTTGTCGGAGTATTTGGATATAGATTTAATGCCCTTTTTGAGTTTTGTGGATAAATATTATATAATTCCGATTGTCATTTTTCTTTTTTTGTCTGTTGTGGCTTATTATCTGCTATCTTTAAAGAAAATCAGTCTTTTTGACTCTTTTAAGATATCCATTTTTTTTATTTTTTCGGTGTTTTTGTTAAATAAGCTTTTTAAAAACTTTTATAATTTATCGTTTTATAACGCTGTTTATGGTACCCTTAGTTCATTGATTATTACTTTGGCTTATACTTATCTATTTTTTCTTATCTTTTTGTTTTGGGCTCAGTTTAGTTTTGTAGATCGAAACTATAAGGGTGCAATCATAAAGATTTTTTTTGAGAATGTCTTTTACAGACCGAAGTCTTTTTTAATCAAACTTTTAAGATATATGATCAAAGGGAAAGTAGTGTCAGAGGTGGAGTGTCTTACTATTTCAGATCTGATATCCTATGACTATGTTATTGTTATGGGTGGTGAGTTGGAACTGGTGGATAGCAATGGTCTTTCTGTGTATCTTGGTAAATATGATTTTTTTATGACAAATGATATTTCTAATGATGTGCTGATAAAGCTATCAAAGGATTGTATGCTACTACTACTTGATGAGGGTGAAAAGAGATTTCTTGAAAACGATTCAGCGGTGGCAGCTGGTATTTTTAGATCTAATGAGAAGGTTTTGATTTTTTAG
- a CDS encoding AMP-binding protein → MIYEKLNELNQYYERKRFKKEEIESLYSLTLLELFDHIGKNFIEWTVPYNTPLEIKHPPKYSFYHNGKLDPIHNILGKHLNSNKKNKAAIIWRGSDYTERIFTYQSLHFEMLKFAYALKNLGVKKEDRVLIYLPNVPETVISMLACVRIGAVHAMYHYTYSADSLAERINDCQPTIIITTDYSLAGTEINIKAKVDEALKKASHQPKHVIVVERIPKKTHMKPIRDLWYHDLLSDTDFTSASSLDPMIYDSNDPLFIMVTSTNFPEPKGLVFNVAGFLAWANYTYTLLFDLDDNDTVWNTSDISWMSGHTYGVYGPLLAGSTTVIFEDSITFENAKRFYGIIERYKINKCYTTPRIMKTLMNADMKKKVHTQLRSLEFLYLGGEPIEEDVLDWTYKKIVYKSAPILNVYSLTELGGAVAAQIVGYSQIKRDSVGVELPGVDLGIYDSITKTKINYENLKGLIMLETPLPSMCTKLCHEEDLYYKTFWKKYDNKYVFRIGDSGFFDKDKNLYLTGRVDNVIHVSGKRVNLAQVEQAINKNRFVKESALIILNDEKRGDSMVAFCVLHKKVDESLHKRIMNEIHETILEELGEVVLPQEIRFVRVLPKGADGSILRDLLKEIAMQM, encoded by the coding sequence ATGATATACGAAAAATTAAACGAACTCAATCAATATTATGAAAGAAAAAGATTTAAAAAAGAAGAAATAGAATCTTTATATTCCCTAACCCTGTTAGAGCTTTTTGATCACATTGGTAAAAATTTTATAGAATGGACAGTACCATACAATACCCCATTGGAGATAAAACATCCTCCTAAATACAGCTTTTACCATAACGGGAAACTGGATCCCATTCATAACATTTTGGGCAAACATCTAAATTCAAACAAAAAGAACAAAGCAGCCATCATCTGGAGGGGCTCAGACTATACCGAAAGAATTTTTACCTATCAGTCCCTCCATTTTGAAATGCTAAAATTTGCTTATGCCCTAAAAAATCTTGGTGTCAAAAAAGAAGATCGTGTGCTTATTTATCTACCAAATGTACCTGAGACTGTGATATCGATGCTTGCATGCGTTAGAATAGGTGCAGTTCATGCCATGTATCATTATACATACTCTGCTGACTCTCTGGCTGAAAGGATCAACGATTGTCAACCAACAATAATCATTACCACCGACTATAGTCTTGCGGGTACAGAGATCAATATCAAAGCAAAGGTTGACGAAGCTCTGAAAAAAGCCTCCCACCAACCCAAACATGTAATTGTAGTAGAAAGGATACCCAAAAAAACTCACATGAAACCGATAAGGGATCTTTGGTACCATGACCTGTTAAGCGACACAGACTTCACCAGCGCCTCATCCCTCGATCCCATGATTTATGATAGTAACGATCCCCTATTCATAATGGTAACCTCTACAAATTTTCCAGAACCCAAAGGTCTCGTTTTTAATGTTGCAGGTTTTTTAGCATGGGCAAATTATACTTACACACTACTGTTTGACCTTGATGACAACGATACAGTATGGAATACATCTGATATTTCATGGATGAGTGGACATACTTACGGTGTATATGGACCACTCTTAGCCGGTTCAACCACCGTCATATTTGAAGATTCTATAACCTTTGAAAACGCTAAAAGATTCTATGGAATCATAGAAAGATATAAAATCAACAAATGTTATACCACACCAAGAATAATGAAAACACTTATGAATGCAGACATGAAGAAAAAGGTGCATACCCAATTGCGCTCCTTGGAATTTCTCTATTTGGGTGGGGAACCAATAGAAGAAGATGTCCTTGATTGGACATATAAAAAGATAGTATATAAATCAGCACCAATATTAAATGTTTATTCCCTTACCGAGCTCGGTGGAGCTGTTGCTGCTCAAATAGTGGGCTATTCCCAGATAAAAAGAGATTCAGTGGGAGTTGAACTTCCAGGAGTTGATTTGGGTATTTATGATAGTATAACCAAAACAAAGATAAACTATGAGAACTTAAAAGGCTTAATCATGCTGGAGACACCTCTGCCATCCATGTGTACAAAACTGTGCCACGAAGAAGACCTTTACTACAAAACATTCTGGAAAAAGTATGACAATAAATATGTATTTCGCATTGGAGATAGCGGATTTTTTGACAAAGATAAAAATTTATATTTAACAGGTCGAGTTGATAATGTCATCCATGTCTCTGGCAAAAGAGTAAACCTTGCTCAAGTCGAACAAGCTATAAATAAAAATAGATTTGTAAAGGAGTCTGCCCTTATAATACTTAATGATGAAAAGAGGGGCGACTCTATGGTAGCTTTTTGTGTGTTGCACAAAAAAGTTGATGAAAGTTTACACAAGAGAATTATGAATGAGATCCATGAAACCATATTAGAAGAATTAGGAGAAGTGGTACTACCACAGGAGATA